Part of the Cyprinus carpio isolate SPL01 chromosome A1, ASM1834038v1, whole genome shotgun sequence genome is shown below.
AACACTGTGCAGCAATACACAGATATTTAAACCTTTAATGGtattgaaaaaatgttttgaacaaaataaaattgagcatacacataaatattctatataaactGTACAACCACACTTTATTGTGTATCTCTAGAtactttcaaaattaaataaaaacattattacatcAAAGTAATGAGTGAAAATGAGAATTTGGGAGTAAATGAGCTGAAGTGTTTTGAAAGTAATGTCATCGTAAAAAATTGTAATGGTCAATTCAagtgttaatttagtgttttttatatactattatagtatttattcatattttgaatgagcttttatttttcaaattttaattttagtgattgtaatgtttttaatatttctatttagctttattttttaagttttagtaatttcaacTTCAACATATTTGATATAGTTTCATtgatttctattttgttttagctttatttcaattaataaaaattatttgtaatagttATAGTGTCAACTCTAACAACACTGGCATCGGACAGCCCAGCACAATTTGTTTCAACTTCTTTTGATTTTTTAGTGTGAAATGTGACCCACCCCTGCTCTTGACAAGCTCAGTGAGATTTGTTAGAGAGCTTATGCTTTCTGGCACATGTGGAATGCCgtccttattttttttctctttatctttaTGAATTACTGTATTGCGTTTGAGCAGGAGTGTGTTTGAGCTGCCACACATCTCTCGTTCTCGTATTACAGAGCAGATGTGCTACACGACTATCAGCTACTGTGCTGTTCAGCAGGAATTtcacaaacatacacagcaaTGTCAGCTCTCACATCTGACTGGATTTGTGTGCTTATGTTTCTGAGATAAGAAGAGCGTCAGTACACTTTGTACTGATGTGGGGATGCCAGAATCTCTGTGTGTTTTGGAGCATTTCAAAAAACCcacttcattcacacacacacacacacacacacacacacacacacacacacacacacacacacacacacacgattgcATCTGCTAAAACAGACTACAGGGCTTCAAAACTGGAGCCAACGTCTAAAAACAATCAGTCTGAAATGAAAAGTGCATGAGAGACACATGagaaaaagaaagggagaaatcgagagagaaagaaaaagattgATAGAGAGAGTAAGAGAAAACGAGAGAGACCCACGTGGTGGTATTGCTTACGTGAGGGTTATTCTGCTATTCATAGCCAGTGGTTTCCTTCAGTGCTGCTTAGGTCAGTTTAACTACaacaacagacacacactgaaAGCGTCCattaaaaaacagaatattaCAATCCAGCTAATACTCACCCACACCCACAGAAGAAACTTAACAACTAGAGCTGCAAGGTAAGGATTTTTCCATCCTTCAGTTTTGATTCCATCAGAAAAAGTGACATTGtcaagctgtgtgtgtttttgcatgtgaTACTTTGGGTATGATATTGTCCCAGAAGTGAGGTAAATCTAAGTAAAATTCAGCATCCTCATTGGGAAAATCCAttcataaataaagcaaaaaatcaTTATTGAATATTCTCCTTTATAAGTGTGTTTGATCATTAGACTGGGTTAGTTCAAGGTTAGAGGCACTGGGACTTTAGTAGAATGGAAACTAGAGAAAATTTTCACCTTGAGAAATACTGACATTGGAGATCTTCTGTCAGCTGACATTGACATTTTatcttatatgtttatttgtgctttgtgaaataaattctgtttttgatATAGCCTATGTTAGAGTGAGTAAAACTGAAGTTTAATAGTGAAATTGTCCTTTACATTACTGTCATCTTATGGTACACTTTGTAGAACTGATCTTCAAATAacttattaaattaaacatgaaattttgaagtagaaattttaaattgtattttgttgttgtaaaatgtatttacaacgttaaaaaatcttttttctttttttttgtagtacaGAGTACACAGTAAATGTACTCAAACACTGTCTAAAAGAATTTGCTTTCATTCATTGATTAGACAGATTTATCACAACTAATTTAAAATTTCgaaataattcaaaatgtggTGCATCATGATAtcatgataaaattatttttctgcaCTTGGATTTTTATATCTTTGCAAAATTTCTGTTACTTACCATTATGTCATGCCATATGCAACAATATTGATGTATTTGTAGAAATACCCTACgcaagtttggaataatttagttttttttaatgttatttgtttttaatattgttatgctcacaaaggcccaccatttatttgataaaaaatacagtaaaacagttatattgtgaaaaattattacaatttaaattaaatgttttctatttgaaaatatttaatttatccctgtgatgcaaagttgaattttcagcatcattactccagtcttcagtgtcacatgatcctccagaaatcataatatgccttatatatatatatatatatatatatatatatatatatatatatataaggactggagtaatggctgctaaaaattcagctatatataattaatacattatactaaatattttgttacagtaaatatataatattgcagGAATATTGTGCATTCCTAGTTAACTGGGttgagaaataattttttaattattctttgaATACAATCTCCtgcttattcattttcattttcatttttttatgcattattcatttattcaatatatttttctttgtcattCACTCCATATGGGTTAACACATACACAAAAGTAATGTCAGATATTCACcataaatgtttacaaatgaaGCATTCACTCAAATGGATGATTTTCAGCTAACAATCAGGCTTTGTGTCTCACTAAAGTTGTCcctctgtgttttctttttatagaCTAGAAAAACCAGAACTGGTAGAGCAATGCAGGCCCAGGATCTGATCCGGCACCTGCGGATACCTGAGCTGGACGATTTGAGGCAGTATGTGCGCAGTTTACCCGCCAACACCCTCATGGGCATGGGCGCATTCGCTGCCATCACCACATACTGGCTGGCCACCCGTCCCAAAGCACTAAAACCACCCTGTGACCTCGACATGCAGTCTGTGGAGGTACAGGTAGGTGTCAAAATGCttccataaatattttatatcacaAAACCAATTTGATGACCAGTGGTGAGGTGAAATGGTTCGGGTAGAATAGTCTCACAGAGTCAGTCTGTGTGTAAAACGTCTGTAAACGTCGGGTGgtctattatgtttttttttaggccatataaACAGGAAGTATCCATATGACCTACATGCAAACAACCAACTACTGTTTAGATGACGACACTTTAATACTCTGGCATGCAGCAATGTGGTGACTTTTTCATTTTGAGattattaactatttattatgCCATCATTTGGTAAAGAAAGCAGAATATACAGTTGCACTTGAGGATATCTTGTTGCAGTGTTACTTGTTTTGATGCCTTAAATCTCACTTTAAACTTTGCCATAAAACTTTGGGAAATCAAACGACTAATTCCTCATTGGAAATGCTCATTGTGCCCACCTGGTTAAAAACCTCCcacaagattaataaaaaaactagtgCATTCTGGTTTCCAACAGTTGCTTAGCAGCCAAGGCTTGAAAATCCACCAAGGTCATAAAAAGTCCTGCACACCATCATAGCTTGTGAAACATGTgaaacattcaaatttatttaacaCTTTTTAGCAAAAGGCCTTTGAAGGAATTTTAGATACAAAAGGGTGAATGCATGTCTGTCTGATGCGACAGTGATTTTTTGCATGCTTCCTGTAAAAAGCCGTTCAGCAGTACAGACTGTGGCTTTCTCTGGATTCACCACAGCATGTGAAGAGGTCACCAGCTGCATgtcacaaaactttttttgcatgcatgtatGAACTCCTGAGTTGCCCATTTCtgtgacatactgtacattttgttaGGTCTTAGTGGAGAAAACATTTGCTGCGTTTCTTGTGACCGTGCATTGTGGTTTCATGGTTTCCATGAAaacataaagcagcacaactattttcaacatttcttCAGGAATGTTTTTTAAGCACCGAATCAGtattgaatgatttttgaaggatcatgtgacactgaagactggaatttattaaaatatgtttcatttattgcagaaacatttttaaaaaacttttttttattataataaaatttcacaatattactgtttttactatattttaatcaaataaatgcagccttggtgagcataagacattttattaaaaaaaaaaatgtcaaagctaGCTTACCACAAAGTTTTGCATGGTAGTATATGTGTGTTGGGACAGCTCACCTACAGCTGTTTTTGGAATGGTTTTTCATCACattcctgctttttttttctccactcaaTGTTTTGTTCTCACACACTGAGTagtttttgtgtatatgtgtttgtacACAAGTGCGCAGACTGTAACTTTGCTTCAGatacaaataattgcagcctCCTTCAACcagatatattattatagatgtATGTCCTTGATCTCTGTCTTTGGCTATTCTCACCATTTCTTGTATGTTTGCTATGGTAACACACTGAAATGTTTTGGCAACAGTTTTAATTCCTTTAGCATGAAGTCTTCCTTCCTTCTGCTTGTCAATGgcctggacttttttttttaatcaaaccgTAGTGTAGGGaatgtaaattgtattttcttcctgctgtcaacttttattttggacaaatGAATGATGCTGGTCCTCAAATTTGATTGGTGTTGCAAGATATTTGATGTACTGATGTACAACAGCACTGGGACAATTTGCTGTTTCTGTTCACACTTTGCCAGATTATCAATCTGGTGTGAAAACGAATTGAGAGATTTGCCCGGAGTAAGgagtttttatttgattgatttttttttggtatagaACATCATagattatttgttttgcttttcagGGTAGTAGATATGCTCGTCGGTCCATTCTACAGGACAGTGACACATACATGACATACTACTATAAAGACGCTCAGACAATGTATGAGTTTTTCTTACGAGGAATACGAGTGTCAAGTAAGTCAACTAGTATTTAAAGCAgatattaaaatcacccaaaAAAGAAGCTATCATCATGTGTGAGatcttcacatttttgttttattttttatagataatGGTCCTTGTTTGGGATCACGAAAACCAGGCAAGCCATATAAATGGCTTCTGTATAAAGAGGTAAGATTGCTATAGTCTGCTttgtattttcagcaaatttcagcAAGTTCTAGAATTCTCAACAAGTTCTCATTCTAGAACTagtttagcctttttttttctctgtatgttttattgaTCCCTGTCTTGTTTCTATTTTATCTGATGTGGCTGTGCATTTGAGTAAGTTGTGTATATTCATATGATATTCATGTTTGTAGGTAGCAGACAGGGCAGAGCTCGCAGGTTCAGCATTACTCCACAGAGGTCACAGTCAAACAGGAGACAAATACATTGGCATCTTTGCACAGAACAGGCCAGAGGTAATCACATGCACACAGACTCCTACACAGATTCCTACTAAAACTGTCAACCTCAAACATGATGGTTTTGGTGAAAACAGTATTGAGTTGTGGACTGTAGGCGAATGGCATGCTTATGTTcacttatataaaaataaaataagcaatataTTGACTTCAAAATTGGACTTTTCAGTGCTTTATTTGTCTGCCACAATTATATAGTAACTTCCGAATTATCTTCGAGGCAGGGGCTATGTAAGCATTATTGATATATGCGATAATATATCAAAGTATCATGCAATTATTTTGGTTGCATATTGATTGACGGCCCTAAATCctacattaatttatttgcttattataCAGCAGGTGTGGCAACTTCcttgttctgttttgttcattGTATATTATTTCTATGTAAGATAATCTTAGTtgtgcatacagtatgtatattccAGAACTAATTGAACTGTGTGTACAATTTCTGTAGTGGACGATTTCAGAGCTGGCGTGTTACACATATTCACTGGTGGCAGTGCCGCTGTATGATACACTTGGTACAGAGGCCATCAGCTATATCATTGATAAAGGTGAGCAAGCGCACagcattttttgcatttctgtGCAATACTTTTACGATATAATTCCTTAGTTTTTAGATATACTTGCTtagttaatagtttttatttctgcaagtaacatttttctttcaaaattgtTCGTATGCTTTTCCAGAAAAgtgttttgttcatgttaatgGTTATGAAAATTTTATTGTACCTGGTCTTGGTGGGCTATAATATCCATAATGGAATAAGATTCGAATTCCTGATGACTCGTTTAGGCGATTGCGAGCCGACTCTTTTTTGATAGACAATAATTATTTATCGTGCACTGTCGGCTTCACAgctttgcagatagtttatgttcacatacagctacatgacacactgcatgaaaggtaatatttGAAAAGGCAAAATAGTGGCACTTTAAGTGTTCAGCAAGCTCTCTGATTGGTTGCAGAATCAGCTTGCAATCATGTACAATCAATACACAATGTAATTGCAATCTATTTGCATGTAAAGGACCTTTCAGTCTGCACCATTTAGGTGGAACttgatatttattacaattaaatgtaaaaaatttgaataaagttaattaaataatttgacaatatttcataattaatcacattaattatttaataattaccaaaactatttttaatttcaagTTGAAATTCTGAGAAATTTGTTATGAGTAACAGAGTCTTTGTTGTAGCCACCATCTCCACAGTGATCTGTGACCTCCCGGATAAGGCTCGTCTGATCCTTGACTGTGTGTCTGGCCGCAAGCACAGTGTCACAACCATAGTGATCATGGGGAACTTTGACAGTGAACTGACTGCACAAGCACAACAGAAAGGCATTGAGGTCCTGAGCCTCAAGGAGCTTGAGgtttgattacacacacacacacacacacacacacacacacacacacacacacacacacacacacacacacacacacacacacacacacacacacacacacacacacttagacactCTTGGTAAGCAGTGAGCCCATTAATCTTGTATTTGTGCTGCACTAAATGAAGTCTTTCTTTTGGCAGGCTATTGGCAAAGCCAACCACAAGACTCCCATTGTgagtaaaacattgttttttgagttttgatttACATACTTATAACTGTGaataatgaatcattttatttgaatgctTTATGTGTTTTCTGCTTCATGGCGATTAGTCCTCATTTGACTTGTTATTTCTAGCCTCCTAAACCAGAGGACCTGGCACTGATTTGCTTCACAAGTGGTACTACAGGTAAAagtgtttatatactgtatgtatttacttaactatttaattgtgattaatctcaGAACTATTTTGTAGTTAacacattaatgtaattaatgttattaataacacattaataaatcctttttaatgaaagaacaaaacaataTGCACAAATGTGGCTTTATTAATGATTGAATATTTGATTTGTACTTGAGAAACGGATAagtttgattcatgaacaaatcattcagactggttttATGAACTTGATCAACTGAATGTGCCAAAGAAAACTAGGGTGAATTTCAAGATTTTTTGTCAATAACGACTATTCCTTCATAAGAAATAGAAGGCTTTTGAAGACTTTCTAACGCATTAGTCATACAGAACATCTTTTATGATACTTGTATGATTTTTGTTTGACAACCATAGTCctgattaattttaatttttaaactttctttCAGATGTCCAACTCagagaattaatatatatatatatttcttttaattttttcaacaggAAGACCAAAGGGAGCAATGATCACACATGGAAACGTTGTTTCCAATTGTTCCGCTTTCATTAAAGTTACAGAGGTCAGCCAAGAGATTTTCACTTatgtatcttttaaaatgtatgtttaaaaatgtttttttctcatttgtaagccactttggataaaagcatctgctaaattaatatatgtaaaatttacAGAAacttaaatgtactaaaatttaGTGAAGTCTTTCTAAGGAAACAAGCAAAAATCACCGCCAGTGAGATTTAAATGGCAGATCAGATCTGTGCAGTTTTTAGGAGCATGTTACATTCTTTTTGCCAGTTAATAGTTAAGTGAAATGTTTTCTTCAAATCAAATGTATTCTTTTTGCCTTTCTGTTATGTTCACCTCTTCTTGTGcctcattttctcatttaattgTCTGTTTCCTGTTCCTTCCTCCCTCGTGtcttgtgtgttgttgtgtttgtatatgtgtatatgcgTGTGGTTAGGGGTTGCTGAAACCAAGTCCTCAAGATGTTCTAATCTCCTTCTTACCGCTAGCGCACATGTTTGAAAGAGTAGTAGAGGTACGCTGTATTTtacactgcatgtgtgtgtgtttgtgtgtattttacaggTTCACTGCATGCTTAACCAGACAGACATTCACATTTCTTACCTACCACTAGCACACATGTTTGAGAGAGTGGTTGAGGTATGTATTATGCATGCACACAGTCATTAaacaattgtttaatattttctatacagTTTGTAACAAAGTTCATTTTTAAGGGATGGTTtggttaaagaaatagttcacccaaaaatgaaaatttgttaaaaacttacttaccctcaggccatccaagataagtttgtttctttattggaacagatttggagaaaattagcattaaatcacttgctcagtggatcctctgcagtgaatgggtgccgtcagaatgagagtccaaacagctgataaaaacatgtttgtaataaacaaatccaaattattgtgacgtttttatcagctgtttgacttcTTAtggtgacggcacccattcactgcagatgaatGATCCATGCTAATTTTcttaaatctgttctgatgaagaaacaaactcatcctcatattggatggcttgagggggagttcattttcagcaaacattcattttaggttgaactattcctttatatatatatatatatatatatatatatatatatatatatatatatatatatatatatatatatatatatatatatatatatatatatataatattttgatttcttGACTGCATCTgctacagaatatatatatacaacaattgCATTGTATTCTTGTTGcataattgtgtttgttttgtgtgtaggGTGTGCTTCTGGTCCATGGGGCCAGGATTGGATATTTTCAGGGTGATATCCGTCTACTGATGGATGATTTGAAGACTCTTAAGCCCACTATATTCCCTGTAGTGCCCAGACTACTCAATCGCATGTTTGATAAGGTACGTCTGTTTAGTTATGCACACATAAACTGTTTGCATTTATGTTTGAGCTTAAATATACTCAGTGATCTTTGCTCATTATACATTCATACATGTTTGCATTAAATCTTTGGACAGGCGAACACTCCTCTCAAAAGATGGCTGCTGGATTTTGCTACCAGCAGGAAAGAGGCGGA
Proteins encoded:
- the acsl1a gene encoding long-chain-fatty-acid--CoA ligase 1a isoform X1, whose product is MQAQDLIRHLRIPELDDLRQYVRSLPANTLMGMGAFAAITTYWLATRPKALKPPCDLDMQSVEVQGSRYARRSILQDSDTYMTYYYKDAQTMYEFFLRGIRVSNNGPCLGSRKPGKPYKWLLYKEVADRAELAGSALLHRGHSQTGDKYIGIFAQNRPEWTISELACYTYSLVAVPLYDTLGTEAISYIIDKATISTVICDLPDKARLILDCVSGRKHSVTTIVIMGNFDSELTAQAQQKGIEVLSLKELEAIGKANHKTPIPPKPEDLALICFTSGTTGRPKGAMITHGNVVSNCSAFIKVTEVHCMLNQTDIHISYLPLAHMFERVVEGVLLVHGARIGYFQGDIRLLMDDLKTLKPTIFPVVPRLLNRMFDKIFGQANTPLKRWLLDFATSRKEAELKSGVVRKDSMWDKLIFSKVQASLGGRVRLMITGAAPVSPTVLTFLRAALGCQFYEGYGQTECTAGCTMSLPGDWTAGHVGAPLPCNFVKLLDVPEMNYFAANGEGEVCVKGSNVFQGYLKDPERTSEAIDKDGWLHTGDIGKWLPNGTLKIIDRKKHIFKLAQGEYIAPEKIENIYIRSDPVAQVFVHGDSLQACLVGIVVPDPDFLPGWAKRRGIEGSYTEMCKSKELKNAILEDIIRLGKEAGLKSFEQVRDIALHMEMFSVQNGLLTPTLKAKRTELRNHFREQIDQLYAKIKM
- the acsl1a gene encoding long-chain-fatty-acid--CoA ligase 1a isoform X2, which encodes MQAQDLIRHLRIPELDDLRQYVRSLPANTLMGMGAFAAITTYWLATRPKALKPPCDLDMQSVEVQGSRYARRSILQDSDTYMTYYYKDAQTMYEFFLRGIRVSNNGPCLGSRKPGKPYKWLLYKEVADRAELAGSALLHRGHSQTGDKYIGIFAQNRPEWTISELACYTYSLVAVPLYDTLGTEAISYIIDKATISTVICDLPDKARLILDCVSGRKHSVTTIVIMGNFDSELTAQAQQKGIEVLSLKELEAIGKANHKTPIPPKPEDLALICFTSGTTGRPKGAMITHGNVVSNCSAFIKVTEGLLKPSPQDVLISFLPLAHMFERVVEGVLLVHGARIGYFQGDIRLLMDDLKTLKPTIFPVVPRLLNRMFDKIFGQANTPLKRWLLDFATSRKEAELKSGVVRKDSMWDKLIFSKVQASLGGRVRLMITGAAPVSPTVLTFLRAALGCQFYEGYGQTECTAGCTMSLPGDWTAGHVGAPLPCNFVKLLDVPEMNYFAANGEGEVCVKGSNVFQGYLKDPERTSEAIDKDGWLHTGDIGKWLPNGTLKIIDRKKHIFKLAQGEYIAPEKIENIYIRSDPVAQVFVHGDSLQACLVGIVVPDPDFLPGWAKRRGIEGSYTEMCKSKELKNAILEDIIRLGKEAGLKSFEQVRDIALHMEMFSVQNGLLTPTLKAKRTELRNHFREQIDQLYAKIKM